CGGCAAGGGGCCGAGGAACGGGCGACGGCTGCCGAGCAGCGGCAGCAGGAGGCTGAGCAGAGGGCGGCGGCTGCCGAGCAGCGGCAACAAAAGGCCGAGAAGAAGGCAAGGGTGGCCAAAGCTCTGATCGAAACCAGACTGGCCCAAATCCAAAAAATGGAGGTCGAGCACGCCCGAGCTAGTTTGACCGCCGAAGGCCGCATCTCCGAGCTAGAAACTGCACTGGGCAGCCCGAGGCACGAAGCCGAAGTTCTGAGGCTGAGGGCCGAGCGGTTCGAAAGGCTCGCTGAGGAGCAAGTCCGGGAGGCCGTCTAGAATTTTCGCCAGTCCGAAGAATACATAGACGAGTTGGCGGAGGGGGTGACTGATGCCCTGATCCGGAATTTTTAAAACTACCGTGATCTGGCTCAGAGGCTTTGCCCCGAGGTCGACTTCAGTAGTCTTCACCCATGCTTGTCCAGGGCCACCGAAGCAACGATCGCAGCTGAAGTAAGCGAGCTCGCTAAGGCGTGCGAACTCGTCGCCAACGCGGACAGTACTGAGGTCGCTGCCGAGGCCGGGACTGAGGCTGAAGTTGCCGCCCAAGCTGACTAAGCCCTCTCCCTTCTGCttgtattttcttcttttttattcttgTAAGATCGGCCATTTAGGCCTTTCTATAGTTGACCATTCTGTATTCAGTCTGACCTCAAGGTCGGCTCTTATTGTACTCGACCTTTGGCCTTTCAATATTAATGAAGTACATTTTCTCCAACACTTTGCATTTTGAAATCTGACGAAGTATTTGAGCTCGTCTTGCTATGTGTCTTGTGTTGGATCTTTATGTTCGGCTAATAAAATCCGAACAGCGTAACTTAGATGCTGGCCTGACTTTCACATAACCAGATAACTTTGGCCGTCACCGTGCTCGGAGTTCATTCCCAACTTAGACAGCCTTGTAAAGTTGGTGGAGAGCTCACTGCTCCCGAGCCCGTCCGCTGGCGCACTTTAGGCGTCCAGGTCAGGCATCAGGTTTGCTTCGGACCTTTTCGCGAGAACTGAGCTCGGGGCCCCTTGTGACTTTCACACTGTAGTCTGTCAGGGTGCCTCTTGGATGGGAGATCGTCATGGGCTTTGATGCCTTCTTGCCTTCTAGatttttgtaggctttaattggGGCGCTCAATCTAAGGTTGGGTCGCCCTCAGAttttttccgaggtcgaggtagTCTCGTTGGCTCGCGGTCGTCACATCAGGATGCCCCAAGCTCGGATCGAGGGCGTCATTGTGGATGCCTGCGAACGATCGACGGGCTTTTGGCCGACTCTGCAGGGCACCTCGAGCTTGGGCCCGAGACGTCATGTTCTGCAAACGGTCGGCATGGCCTCTGGCTCTTGGCCGATTCTGCAAGGCACCCCAAGCTCGGGCCCGGGACGTCATATCCTGCGAACGGTCGGCGGGGCCTCTTTGGCTCTTGGCTGACTCTGCacggcgccccgagctcgagccgggaCATCATGTCCTACGAACGGTCAGcggggcctcttcggctcttggcCGACTCTGCAGGGCACCCCGAGCTCGGGCCCGGGATGTTATGTCCTGCAAACGGTCGACggagcctcttcggctcttggtcAACTCTGcagagcgccccgagctcgggctcaGGACGTCATGTCCTGTGAACGGTCGATagggcctcttcggctcttggtcaactctgcagggcgccccgagctcgggccCGAGACGCTTTGAGATCCTCTCCAGCTTGACACCTCAGGCGCCTCTTGTTGCCCTCCTCCAATGGTATGGATAATGCCAGCAACAGGTCGGTTGTTATTCTACTCCTCGGACGGCTCGAGATCCTGTTCCTTGGGCACCTTCCTTTTAGGTCGGTTCTGGACAAACCGACCTCGACAGATGAGTGCCTCAATCTCATCACGAAGCTGGTAGCAGTCCTCTGTATCATGGCCATCATCTTTGTGGAAGCAGCAGTACTTGTTCGAGCACTTCTGCGACTCTGACGATCGCATCCTTGGTGGGGGCTGGAGGTAGCCCCAAtcctcgatctccatgaggatctctgcTCGGGTGGATGTAAGGGGAGTGTACTTTCCAAACTTCCGAAGGGAAGTGTATTTACCTTGCTTTTGGAGGGGAGACCTTGGGCGAGCCGGGCTCTTTAGCCGGAGAGGGTTTTTCTCGTGCCGGGGGATCTGCTCCTTGGTCGGGAGCGCTCCTCGTGGCATTTCTTCTGCATCTTGGAAGGCTGCTCGATCGCTTTCCGCCGCGAGGtcatggcttcctcagccttggcatacttccaaGTCGGGCCAACATCTCCACAAAGTTGGCAGAAAAAtttttctcgatggagaagagaagcTTGTAGGACCGAGCTCCAGTCTTCAATGCCGATATGGCAATGAACTGGTCAAGATCGTGAACCTCCCATGTAGCCAAGGTAAAGCGATCAATATAATCTtttaaggattctccctcctgcTTGATGGCGAAGAGGGAGTTTGAGGTCCGGTGCTGACGCCGGCTAGGGGGTGGACTTTGAAGCGAGTTGCCAGGAGTTGGTACCCGGCGCCTCGATGCATTTGAAGCTCCGTGGCTTCTCAACCTCATGATCACGACTCAGGCCCTCATTCTAGCGCCAGATGTTGTGGTTGAAAtctggcctgagggtgaccacgccggaggagtcggaGGAGCTGTCGGTCGAGACAGAGAAAGGATATCACCTCCCGTGCGCCGGcttacctgcacaaagcctcatctGTGgattccggtgagggccctccgatgcttaagttagagtgGATCTTAATTGGTCCAAAAGTCCTCAAGCGTTACCTGatgtgggctatttatagttccAGCAAAGGTGCCCAGGTGGTGGAGGTATGGCCCAtcctcatcatgggaggagatggtctTAGCAGGTGGCGTGCAGCCAGGGCTCGCTTGAGACACACAGTGTGGGCCGTTCTTGTGAATGGCATTGCATTGACAAAGGTGGCAAGGTATGGCCCTTGGTCGATAGGTCGTAGAGTGGCCAGTAAGTAAAGCATGGCGCGATGAGGTTGTAATGTACGGCCACGTGTGCGCGCGTAGGCGTACGTATGGGTCCGCGCGTGGATGCGGCCGTAGGCAAGGTCGGACTCGCTTGGAGGCCGCAGCATatatttggtgaagtcagttcGGTGAGCACTGAGGTCGGGCCAACTTGGGGGCTGCAGCATGTTTGATGAGGTCGGCTCAACGGACTCTAAGGTCTGCTCGGTAGGATGCCTCGAGCTTGGGCCCGGGATGTCATTATGTTACCTGCGGTCGATGGGGCCTCTTCGGCTCCTGGTCGGTCCTGTAAGGCGCCCCGAGCTCAGGCCCGGGACGTCATTATGTTACCTGCGGTCGAcggggcctcttcggctcttggtcGATCCTGCAGGGCGTCCCGAGCCCGAGGGGCGTCATTGTACATACCTGCGGTTGACGGGGCCTCTTCAGCTCTTGGTCGATCctgcagggcgccccgagcttgagCCCAGGACGTTATTATGTTATCTGCGGTCGACagggcctcttcggctcttggtcAGTCCTGCAGGGCGCCCTGAGCTCGGGCCCGGGACGTCATTATGTTACCTGCAGTCGACAGGGCCTCTTTGGCTCTTGGTCGAACCTGCAGAGCGCCCCGAGCTAGGGCTCGGGACATCATTATGTTACTTGCGGTCGACggagcctcttcggctcttggtcGGTCCTGCAGGGTATGGCAGTGAAGAGATTTGGCCGAGGTTGGCTTAGCCTTTGGCGAGGTCCGAGATCGGACTGGCTCTCAACGTGACCGAGGTCTGGCCTGCTCGGCGCTGAGGTCTGTTTGGCTGGAATGGGATAGTCTAgggtaggacgatccattttgccccccatcagTGAGCAAGGATATGCAGAAGCACATGTTTAAGATAACTTTTGAAGATGCGGAGTCTATAAATGTATAGATGCACACATTTCCATGACAAAGCCTGAATCCATCTTGAATATAGTTCAGGCCAAGTTGATTAATTCAAGCTGTGTCAACAAGCCTAACTTCTCAGCCCAAGCCTATACATTTCACGCTTGGAATTTCATGCCAATTTGTTGGCACAATCCACTCATATTCTATGAGTTCGTAAATTATATAGGTTTGGTCTTAAGAATTAggcatatatataagccaaCGACACCATATTcagcaaaactattatttaaatGCTCTTTGAATTATGGTACAGACAGTTTACAACTAAAcctaatattaaaataaaattcttaTTTACGTGGTTTTGACTTTTTGCATTATACATGTAACTTTGaagattatttaattttatgaatATATCAAGGTCTGGAGTGGAGAAATCTTGCACAGTTTGGTGCGCCATCGACATATATATACATTACAATTCTTGAACAATGCTTCTGCAGGTGGAAATGCAACATACTACAGTATATTTATATCCAATTCATGGCCAAGTTACCATAAGGGAAAGAATGACATTAACAGCATCATAAATCCGCCCTGCACATAATGGTTCACCAACGATTTCTGGAGAGATCTTCGACAACAATACTGAAGCCTGCAGAAGAAGGAAAGGTATAAACAAGAATAGCATCAACAGAAGCAATACATGTCAGATGTACCATCAATCCTTCTGCTGTGCAATCTGATACGGGCCATCCATGATCTGCTGTACAAAAGGTCCATCCACCTTTAGAGATGTGGCGATGCCAGAAACTAAGATCACCAGGGCAATCTTCAAGAACCTTCAAAAATGTGGAATAATACAAATACAAAATTATTGGTGAAAGTGTAACAGGCACATCAAAAAGAGGCATTCTGCTAAAGAGTATAAACCTGTGAGTCTTTTATGTAGTCATGTGCCCGCTTAAGAGTAGGACCATATTCTTCAGAAAGGTCAGTTGAGATAATTGCTTGAACTGTGAAAGCTGTATCCCACAATTGGCTGCCATTATAACCCTGCATTTTGCAAACGAGATTTAACAAATATTGACTGCTTAGACAATGCTCTTGGAGATACAATGTACAGTCAAATCTTGCAGACACCAAGAAGGatgccaatgagcacaaatagAAGGAGAATGCACTTGATAGTATCTTAAAACCTGCATTTTCATGCCATCTTCTGCAATCCACAAATAATCATAGACTCTTGGAAGGTGCAACTTGAATGCTTCTGAATTTGGATCTTCAATCCAGCAGGAAAGCATATTTAGTACCTGCATATATTAAAGTTCAGGCAACGAGAACTTGGAGCTACAATAACCACATGATATGGATAAAAGAAAACACAACATGAAAAACACTAAATAGATTGTAATTTCCCACTGATATAGCTAATGATTTATATTAAACACAGAGTCTTTAGCAAACTCAGGAACAATTCTAGGATGCCATATGATCAAAAGCCTGATAATGAAGCATCAACATACAACTGATAACTGTTTCTAGGATGTGAGGCACACAGCTCCAAGATTCTCGGAGCGAATAATAACTTACTAGGATGTAAGTCAAAACTTTATAGTTTAACCACATGTCAAGTCAAAAACAAGCCTGACTCAGACATGCCCAAGTTATTTGCATCTATAGGAATTAAATTAACTCTTTGTCATGATGCATTAGCTGGCATCTACTCCATGACCATGAGGTTGCAGGTAACCCTGTAACTCAACTATGCTATGGGCTGTGAATTCAACTCAAAGGCCATGAGTTGATTATGAAATTTACTATCAAAAGCCAAAAAGGCATAAAAATTATACAATCATATTTCAGATTTTTCCTTCCATAAAATTTTAGAtcagattgatgaatgtacttGCATAAGAGCACTAAGAGAAGTTGGAGGCAGGTGCAACTCCTTAGATAGTGTTTGTGAAGTTGAAGATGGTTTTGAAATTTTAGAATGCCCATACAAAAAGACACAAGATGGGCAAGACAGAGCACGGGATCATTGTGTGATGCACGTGGGATGGTCTCAGATGACAATGGGGCAAAATATTAGTGCAGGATAGGCATAGAATGATAGCAAAGGATGGCATGATGAAGCATAAGAAGTTGGTGGTGGCACAATTTCATGGTCAGACATATCATCAGCAGATAGAGCGTCAAGTGCTGATTAGACTTGTAATGTCCGGATAACATGGCCTGGTCTAGTGGACAGTCAATTTATGCATTTGATGGATGGAGTAATGGCCTGAAGGCCTCATATCTAGACCTATTTGGGCTCAACTACGAAAAAAAGGAATGAATAATGAATATTCTGAGAGTATAGAAAATTTAAAGTTCACAAGAGAACATCTAAAATCCAAGAgaatattataaattttatgagtCCCATGGTTACAACAGTTTAAATGAACAAGTATGGAATGTAAAATAAGTATATGAAAGGGAAAAGTTTAGGTAAGGATCCACTATATAATTGAACTAGCAAAGAACATTATCATGGTTCATTATATATTAGCACAGTTGAATGAGTTCTTGTCATTAAGGATGCAGGAGTTGATTGTCTTCCGATACCTCAGTTAATGAGTTGATAATAAAGGAAAAAACACCAACACGGAAGAATTTGAGGTCATAGAGCAGTAGAAGAATAAGACAGTTCAACTTAAAATCCACATATATAGCTGAGTCAAGCTGACAGTACGAAGGTAATTGTGATCAAAGTTCGCCGTACCGGGCCGAACCGAACGGTACACCTCGCGCCGCACCATACCGGTTTGGTACTGGTACTGATACGAGAGGGGTCTTGACACTCGATACACCGAAAAGACCCCATACCGTATTGTACCGATACGGCGccagtgtggcaccggtatagggtccggtaccgagacgatGAACCTTGCTCGTAATAGAAAGCCCCCTGCACTATACCAAGATCTGGTCACATATGTGTTTGTGTTAAATCCTAAATTTATCAGCATGCATAAAAGAATCATTTCATatacgatgacaaaaattagcatataattattttcttaataACCCGATAATGAATTTCAAGTCTCATACGCCACCACCTATAAATAGAACACAACAATCAACTCTTAAATCTACAAGTTAAAGATGCAAGCAGAAACTTTCATGCTTACCTTGTTAACAGGACCAATACAAATATATCGAGTACTCTCATCTTCATAATGAATATGTTGCATCACAATATGCAAAGCCTTCTCTCTCAACATGCTCCCAGGCGAATGCATTAGAACAGGTTCTACAACTTTATGAAGTGAAGCCCAAATTATGTCCTGTATCAGCGGGTGGGGATAGtacaaatcttcctaaaataagaaaaaagtaaATACCTCAAAAAATAAGCATTAGCCCATGTTTACGAGCTTTCAAAGGTCAAGATATGTTTCATCAACTTTAAGAATTTTGCCAACCAACTCTCAATCTGATGTGAAATCTATGAACTGGTGAAGTGTTTCAAGCAAAGCCTCCTTGGCAAAGTGACACAACAAGGCCAAACTGCAAGTGTTACATAGTCCTATTGATGGAATTACAAATTGCAACATAAAAATAATTGCGTTCTATCTAAACAACATTGACTCAAGGCACACTATTAGTTTCAAACATTAAGCCTAAATGACAACATCTTGGTAAACATGCAACTCCGGGTCCCCAGCCAAGACATTCATCATAGATGGCATTAGAAATTTTCTACCTGAACTACTCATACCAAGGACAGAAAAAGTTGTGTATATGATCTAGGAATCTAAAACTTGTAGACGAGGTTAATTCAAATCCTTCACTGCATCATTCATCCATGTGAATTATTCTCACATATTGCATTTTAATATCCTTAAGTAACAACATGGTTTCTTAAGTTTTGCTCTAAtgagatttttctttcttgtttttttctttgatcCGAAATCATGTTAATTCATATTAGCTTGTGAGCTAGATTTCATTTGATAGTGCTATGGAAATATTGAAGACCTTTTATAAGCAACAACTCACACCTTTAGATTAATTTAGGATGCAAGATTATTGGATGTtgagatattaaaaacaaattgAGTGCTCTTAACTTGTAAATTTCTcattaaaaataactaaaaacAGCTTGCATGCAAATAAAATTGAGAGCCAATATAGCATGGCATGTTATTTCATATTGAGTGTTGGTAGGATATGTCAAGCCTGACCTACATGGGCACAAATTTCAACGGTCACCTCATCCTGTAGGTTATTTACATACAACCTGTCAAGATTGCATCGAATCCCCCACTTGTGAGAGTCGTTTCTCATTAATAGAAAAATATCTATCAATACACGCCTGATTGTTAGCAATTAGATAGCTACAGAATTTGTCTAAATATGGAATAATATGCGCCTGATTGTTAGCAATCAGACAGCTACAAAATCTATCTAAATATGGAAACCAATACACAATATGTACAGGAGCTATTATAACGTAATATGCGCCTGATTGTTAGCAATCAGATAGCTACAGAATCTATCTAAATATAGAAACCCAGCTCACACCTATCTGACTGACATCCCCCCTCAAATTGATGTTGGGCAATCAATAAGCATCAATTTGCCAACAAAAAATTGATGACGCTGTCGGGTCATGGCCTTGGTAAACACATGAGCCACCTAAAGATCTGTAGGGAAATGAGGAAGAGATATAACACGAGTGTCAACCGCCTCTCTAATAGAATGACAATCCACTTCGACATGCTTGGTGCGCTCATGATAGACAGGATTAGCAGCAATCTGAATGGCACTAGTATTGTCAGCATGAAGAGTAGGATGATGTTGAGAAAATCCAAGTTCAGCCAGCAGCCTGCGAAGCCAAATGATTTTCGAGCAGGCAGCAGACATGGCACGGTATTCAAACTCAGTTAAAGACTTAGAAACCTGATCTTGTTTCTTACTCTTCCAAGAGATTAATGCATCCCCAAGAAATATACACCAACCAGTAATGGAACGACATGTATCAGAACAACCCGCCCAATCAGCATCACTATAGGCAACAAGATGAATAGGCGAACCGATGGGAAAGAACAAACCACAGTTAGGAGATCCCTGAATATACCTAATGATGCGACGGACATCAGCCAGGTGAAGATGCCGTGGAGATTGCATAAACTGACTGACCTACCGAACTGCAAAGGAAATATCAGGTCGAGTGATAGTCAGGTAGACTAAGCTCCCAACTAAATGACGATAAAGCGTAGGATCAGAAAGGAGATCACCCTCCTCTCAGTAATACTTAACATTCACTTCCAGTGGAGTATCCACTGAAGAAGTATCCTGAAGACCAGCTAAAACAATCAAATTCTGGGCATATTTGTCCTAATTCAAGAACACTCCAGCAGACCTTGGTTATGAGCATAAGTTCTTTCTTGCATGCCACTTCAAACTTATCCTAACAAATGAGGACATCAATTGGCTGCAACATACATAAAAGTTTGTGGCTAAATAGATGATGAAGAACACGAGAGAGCTCCTATATGTAGGATGGGCACGAAGCTGTTTGAGGCATTACTCAACAACTATATCAAGTTCAAGTATTATGTTGTAAAAGAAATAGTGTCTGATCTCCATACATCTATCACATTTATTGAGTAAAATATATAAAAGGGACAGGTTCATTTATCCTATTATGACAAGCTAAGCAAAGGTAATTGAGTAATATACACCCATAcacaaaaggaaaaaacaaagaTCATTGCAGCACGCATgtttccaaaaaagaaaaaaaaagagatcatTGCAGTATGCATGTTTCCAAATCTTAACACAGcccttcttaatttttttcaaaatttcctTATATCCCTTTATATTTTTTCAAGTAGACTGTCTAAAAGTTTCACAATCTTCTTAAATTTCCACTAGAACATATTGAAATAGATGAAAGAGGAATGCCCACAAACAAACATGTAACTGCTAAACTCTTCAAAATTTTACCTTCACATATACAACTAAATTTCTTGAGTGAATTCAGAATTCTACAAGGCACGGcctacacataagaaatctaactTCACAAGGAAAACATGTTATTAAACACATATCCTACCAACCTTTGCACACTCATTTCGAGCCCGATTCCAATCTATTTGCTGATAGGGACAAGCATATAGCTCCTTCCTCAGTGATAAAACTGTAGGTGTAATTGGACCCACAAACCTCTTTCCATATATATAGGACATGGGCAAATAAACCATCCGGCAGTGACACCACATTCGTCCTGTGAAGCAAGAGAAGTTAACATGGCAAACCTTGAagcattcaaaaattaaacAAGTCAGCATTTAATATTGCACTAAGGAATGGTCCCAATGCATGGATAACAGTAAAATCCTTGGACAGATATAACAAGAGGCATGCCTTCCATTATGAATACTCTTGCCTGCATTATCTAAGGTAGCAGGCCTCATTTTTGTATTAACTAGGGAAGACAACACTATGAATGCAaactcaactcaactcaacCAAGCCTTAACCCCAAACTAGTTGGGATCGGCTACATGAATCTTTATCCTCCATTCCGCTATTTTTGGGGCCACACTTTCTGAAAGATGTAGGGATATCAAATCAGCATTCTTTACTATGAATGCaaaggaaaggaaaacaaaTTTACTgactttttgttaaaaaaaaagaatgattcGTCAATCACTTTCTTCAAAAACAGATATTAAATGTTATATATTTGATCAAAGAATAGTTACAAAGAATGGAAAATTCATTAAAGGCCCATAAAATTATAGAATAATTGTGATATATCTTTATATATCAAAATTAATGACATGTTCCTGGTTTCTATATTTACTCAAGTGAATTCTATTGAATTTACTTGATCTTTTGGACAAGATATCACGCCAACCACTTTGTTAGATCTATGGCCAGTGTCCTATGGAACATACTTAAGAAAAAGTTCGTTCTGATCTATAAGCTATCAGAACAAACAGAAGATATAAGTAGACAAAAGAGCAAAGGAACATGTTGTAAATATCAACACCTTTGGTCCTCAATTTGTATGATGGAATATTTGTAAATTCGATAATTAATAAGCTGCCTCACAAACATTGAAACAAAATGCATGATCTTAAGATTGTCGGCTCTAAAAGATGACATAGTATCATAGCAACCTTCATTGTGCATAAAGGAAATAAACTTGTGAATCTAATTACACTTCACTGAGACAGTGAACACTTGAAGAGGTGCCCATTCTCTCTGGGAGTGCATCAGAACTCTTAAAATATTACAACATTGGTAAGCAATGGCTTCAACAGCCAAAGTTCAAAAATAAGTACAATCAACGAGTTCATAGCCACTAAAAGAGAGATTGTGCCTACAAAATTCTTCTGAAATCTGGCTTCTCTTGTTGATAAAAAGAAGCCAAGATGTACTacttattttggattcctataCATATAATACTAATCTAATACTAATCCAAAATTATCACCAATAACCCCTTCCgggagaaatgaaaaagacaaaaaaaactaCTACCAACAGATGGGGGCGAAattagagagatagagagaataCCAGGATGAACAGGCAGAAAATATGGGAGTAACCACATCTCTGGGGGTAGTGGGTTGTTTCCATACCATTCAAACACTCCAAGTACCTGCAATTATTTCAGCACAAGGACATCAAAAATTGCTCCTTACAACTGACAACCACAAACTTTGTCATTTAGATGGATGAAAGGATCAGATTTATTACAGAGAGCCAAAATTTTCCCCATGATGTTATGGCCGTCGCACCACCATGGTCTAGAATCCAAGTTCGTGCTGTTTGCATTGCCCCGTCTCCATCATCAGGTCCTTCACCCAGCAACCTCAATGAAACATATGTCAAGGCTGAACCAAACATGGTGCTGTGGCCTTCTATATGCAAACCCCAGCCACCATCTTTGTTCTGCAATATAATTCATTAAGTCTTCAATATATTGAAGCTTCAGAACCTCTATGTAACAAAGAACTGCTAGACGAAACTGAGGAGGTTTCTAATTGTGGATGCCTGATGATTGTAGAGGTAACGGCGAATCTCCCGCTGGTGCTCTGGTGATAAAACAGTATTTAATGCCCCAGTAACGGATAAAACTATAATCTGCACCACAATGAATCAAACACATAAAACAATTGTTATCATACAACAAAAAAGTAGGAATATGATGCCTTTACGCCCCATCAactaattcagcaagatgaatgAAATGCATATTCTCGTATTACTTTTTCCTAAAACAAGTTGACAGAAGGGCATCAGCCTGTAACTTAGGAATAATGCAGAAACAGCATGTTCAAGTTAGAGACAGAAATGATCCAAAAATCTTCATTCTGCAGTATTAAGTATCAATGCTGCCTATCAACATACACCAACTGTACAGTATTACGATTGAATATGTTCCAGATGGGAGCAAATACCAAGCCAGGCATAAGGAACATTGGGCCGCCAAAGTCCCCAGGCCAGTGACCATCATGTGCTTGGAGAGTAGAATAACAGCTAATGGCCCTTCTTACAGATGTCAATACAACTTCTTCTGTAACATCGTCATGGTCTTCTAGCTTGATGTTGGGGAGGTTTATTTCAAGTGGATTATCCTTTGCAAACTGCATTAAGAAAGTTAGAAAAGAACAGTATCACTACCTTCAAATAAAGGAGATGATCGGAAGAGAGGTGGAGGGGCATTTTCCATCAGAACACACTTTGCTGTCCAAACTCTGCAGTTCCAGAGTCATTCTTATCTATTCAAAAGCTGGCAAACTTATATGCTAATGCAGTATCATTTGGCATTTTTAATTATGGAAGACATCCTAGCAGTTAGAGAGTTTTAGCTCCAGAACTAGCATATATAGATGACTTGAAGCGAGTATTAGCAAATTCTACTAT
This is a stretch of genomic DNA from Phoenix dactylifera cultivar Barhee BC4 chromosome 9, palm_55x_up_171113_PBpolish2nd_filt_p, whole genome shotgun sequence. It encodes these proteins:
- the LOC103720906 gene encoding cycloartenol synthase-like isoform X1: MVVLGVFEWSGNNPLPPQMWLLPYFLPVHPGRMWCHCRMVYLPMSYIYGKRFVGPITPTVLSLRKELYSCPYQQIDWNRARNECKVLPPDPAMWRLKIAQGGSPWLKTTNNHVGRQVWEFDPNMGTAEEIAAVQKVRELFREHRFEMKHSADLLMRLQFAKDNPLEINLPNIKLEDHDDVTEEVVLTSVRRAISCYSTLQAHDGHWPGDFGGPMFLMPGLIIVLSVTGALNTVLSPEHQREIRRYLYNHQNKDGGWGLHIEGHSTMFGSALTYVSLRLLGEGPDDGDGAMQTARTWILDHGGATAITSWGKFWLSVLGVFEWYGNNPLPPEMWLLPYFLPVHPGRMWCHCRMVYLPMSYIYGKRFVGPITPTVLSLRKELYACPYQQIDWNRARNECAKEDLYYPHPLIQDIIWASLHKVVEPVLMHSPGSMLREKALHIVMQHIHYEDESTRYICIGPVNKGAFYYEQGSSSRYRTLYRCHTGAVSVQYGMGSFRCIECQDPSRISTSTKPVWCGARCTVRFGPVLNMLSCWIEDPNSEAFKLHLPRVYDYLWIAEDGMKMQGYNGSQLWDTAFTVQAIISTDLSEEYGPTLKRAHDYIKDSQVLEDCPGDLSFWHRHISKGGWTFCTADHGWPVSDCTAEGLMASVLLSKISPEIVGEPLCAGRIYDAVNVILSLMNRDGGFAAYELTRSYAWLEVSTCKCIFPCLQFLHGIFIFTYF
- the LOC103720906 gene encoding cycloartenol synthase-like isoform X6, with product MWRLKIAQGGSPWLKTTNNHVGRQVWEFDPNMGTAEEIAAVQKVRELFREHRFEMKHSADLLMRLQFAKDNPLEINLPNIKLEDHDDVTEEVVLTSVRRAISCYSTLQAHDGHWPGDFGGPMFLMPGLIIVLSVTGALNTVLSPEHQREIRRYLYNHQNKDGGWGLHIEGHSTMFGSALTYVSLRLLGEGPDDGDGAMQTARTWILDHGGATAITSWGKFWLSVLGVFEWYGNNPLPPEMWLLPYFLPVHPGRMWCHCRMVYLPMSYIYGKRFVGPITPTVLSLRKELYACPYQQIDWNRARNECAKEDLYYPHPLIQDIIWASLHKVVEPVLMHSPGSMLREKALHIVMQHIHYEDESTRYICIGPVNKGAFYYEQGSSSRYRTLYRCHTGAVSVQYGMGSFRCIECQDPSRISTSTKPVWCGARCTVRFGPVLNMLSCWIEDPNSEAFKLHLPRVYDYLWIAEDGMKMQGYNGSQLWDTAFTVQAIISTDLSEEYGPTLKRAHDYIKDSQVLEDCPGDLSFWHRHISKGGWTFCTADHGWPVSDCTAEGLMASVLLSKISPEIVGEPLCAGRIYDAVNVILSLMNRDGGFAAYELTRSYAWLEVSTCKCIFPCLQFLHGIFIFTYF
- the LOC103720906 gene encoding cycloartenol synthase-like isoform X7, which gives rise to MVVLGVFEWSGNNPLPPQMWLLPYFLPVHPGRMWCHCRMVYLPMSYIYGKRFVGPITPTVLSLRKELYSCPYQQIDWNRARNECKVLPPDPAMWRLKIAQGGSPWLKTTNNHVGRQVWEFDPNMGTAEEIAAVQKVRELFREHRFEMKHSADLLMRLQIIVLSVTGALNTVLSPEHQREIRRYLYNHQNKDGGWGLHIEGHSTMFGSALTYVSLRLLGEGPDDGDGAMQTARTWILDHGGATAITSWGKFWLSVLGVFEWYGNNPLPPEMWLLPYFLPVHPGRMWCHCRMVYLPMSYIYGKRFVGPITPTVLSLRKELYACPYQQIDWNRARNECAKEDLYYPHPLIQDIIWASLHKVVEPVLMHSPGSMLREKALHIVMQHIHYEDESTRYICIGPVNKVLNMLSCWIEDPNSEAFKLHLPRVYDYLWIAEDGMKMQGYNGSQLWDTAFTVQAIISTDLSEEYGPTLKRAHDYIKDSQVLEDCPGDLSFWHRHISKGGWTFCTADHGWPVSDCTAEGLMASVLLSKISPEIVGEPLCAGRIYDAVNVILSLMNRDGGFAAYELTRSYAWLEVSTCKCIFPCLQFLHGIFIFTYF
- the LOC103720906 gene encoding cycloartenol synthase-like isoform X3; translated protein: MRLCVGSRHMGDGVLSRARPAAPPTPPVWSPSGQISTTTLLFQVLPPDPAMWRLKIAQGGSPWLKTTNNHVGRQVWEFDPNMGTAEEIAAVQKVRELFREHRFEMKHSADLLMRLQFAKDNPLEINLPNIKLEDHDDVTEEVVLTSVRRAISCYSTLQAHDGHWPGDFGGPMFLMPGLIIVLSVTGALNTVLSPEHQREIRRYLYNHQNKDGGWGLHIEGHSTMFGSALTYVSLRLLGEGPDDGDGAMQTARTWILDHGGATAITSWGKFWLSVLGVFEWYGNNPLPPEMWLLPYFLPVHPGRMWCHCRMVYLPMSYIYGKRFVGPITPTVLSLRKELYACPYQQIDWNRARNECAKEDLYYPHPLIQDIIWASLHKVVEPVLMHSPGSMLREKALHIVMQHIHYEDESTRYICIGPVNKGAFYYEQGSSSRYRTLYRCHTGAVSVQYGMGSFRCIECQDPSRISTSTKPVWCGARCTVRFGPVLNMLSCWIEDPNSEAFKLHLPRVYDYLWIAEDGMKMQGYNGSQLWDTAFTVQAIISTDLSEEYGPTLKRAHDYIKDSQVLEDCPGDLSFWHRHISKGGWTFCTADHGWPVSDCTAEGLMASVLLSKISPEIVGEPLCAGRIYDAVNVILSLMNRDGGFAAYELTRSYAWLEVSTCKCIFPCLQFLHGIFIFTYF